From a region of the Hemibagrus wyckioides isolate EC202008001 linkage group LG06, SWU_Hwy_1.0, whole genome shotgun sequence genome:
- the LOC131354865 gene encoding snaclec coagulation factor IX/factor X-binding protein subunit B-like, with protein sequence MAEMNSFFCFSFLLVICGMATGLTKEYIYISDPKNWYDAQTYCRENYKDLATITSNEEQQRLIKSPGKSWLAGWIGLNKETLTWKWSDGELTNYYHWQYTLPIINYDCIATYSNGWNDYLCLTPSPFFCYRNWVLVKEKKTWEEAQEYCRMNYNVLASQTSAMQELAKIEAGQSETVSVWLGLRFLDGKWFWLNKESPNSSVSLPPCPAQNYHCGARNIYTQAWENRHCNEKLNFICY encoded by the coding sequence ATGGCAGAGATGaattcatttttctgtttttcttttcttctggtAATTTGTGGCATGGCTACTGGTCTGACAAAAGAATATATTTACATCAGTGATCCAAAGAACTGGTATGATGCTCAGACCTACTGCAGGGAAAACTATAAAGATCTTGCAACCATCACTTCTAATGAGGAACAGCAGAGACTTATAAAGTCCCCAGGAAAGTCCTGGTTAGCTGGTTGGATTGGGCTGAATAAAGAGACACTCACCTGGAAATGGTCTGATGGAGAACTGACAAACTACTATCACTGGCAGTACACACTGCCCATCATAAACTATGATTGTATTGCTACGTATTCAAATGGATGGAATGACTATTTGTGCTTGACACCTTCACCCTTCTTTTGCTATAGAAACTGGGTCTTggtgaaagagaagaaaacatgGGAGGAAGCTCAAGAGTACTGTAGGATGAACTACAATGTCTTGGCATCTCAAACTTCTGCAATGCAAGAACTGGCTAAAATAGAGGCTGGGCAATCTGAGACCGTTAGCGTGTGGCTCGGCCTGCGCTTCCTTGATGGAAAATGGTTCTGGTTGAACAAGGAGTCACCGAACAGCTCGGTCTCACTGCCGCCGTGTCCAGCCCAAAATTACCACTGTGGAGCTCgcaacatctacacacaggcCTGGGAGAACAGACACTGCAACGAGAAGCTTAATTTCATCTGCTACTGA